Proteins encoded together in one Janthinobacterium tructae window:
- a CDS encoding GntR family transcriptional regulator, which translates to MLTKLSGFKPNPASDTPLYMQLANMLSDGIASGDWRANQALPSERVLSDILEISRVTARKAIDMLCDRGMLTRRRGSGTYITPKLEQPLSRLTSFSEELRQRGFTAGSRWLQRDIGAAAPLELLSLGLSPHMPVARLRRLRTADEVVMAIETTTIPALYMPDPQQVTDSLYGYLESRGTIPMRALQHIRAVNATAEQAKLANIKTGEAMLHITRVSYLDNGAAVELTHSYCRSDYYEFVAESRR; encoded by the coding sequence ATGCTGACCAAACTGTCCGGCTTCAAACCCAATCCCGCCAGCGACACGCCGCTCTACATGCAACTGGCGAACATGCTGTCGGACGGCATCGCCAGCGGCGACTGGCGCGCCAACCAGGCCTTGCCTTCCGAGCGCGTGCTGTCGGACATCCTGGAAATCTCGCGCGTCACGGCGCGCAAGGCCATCGACATGCTGTGCGACCGGGGCATGCTGACGCGCAGGCGCGGCTCGGGCACCTACATCACGCCCAAGCTGGAGCAGCCGCTGTCGCGCTTGACGAGCTTTTCGGAAGAATTGCGCCAGCGGGGCTTCACGGCCGGCTCGCGCTGGCTGCAGCGCGACATCGGCGCGGCGGCGCCGCTGGAACTGCTGTCGCTGGGCCTGTCGCCACACATGCCGGTGGCGCGCTTGCGCCGCCTGCGCACGGCCGACGAAGTGGTGATGGCGATCGAGACGACCACCATCCCCGCGCTGTACATGCCGGACCCGCAGCAGGTCACCGATTCGCTGTACGGTTACCTGGAGTCGCGCGGCACCATCCCGATGCGCGCGCTGCAGCATATCCGCGCCGTCAACGCCACGGCGGAACAGGCCAAGCTGGCCAATATCAAGACGGGTGAAGCCATGCTGCACATCACCCGTGTCAGTTATCTCGACAACGGCGCGGCGGTGGAACTGACCCACTCGTATTGCCGCAGTGATTATTATGAATTCGTAGCGGAGTCGCGCAGATGA
- a CDS encoding SIS domain-containing protein translates to MMLKEAISAAECVALQLASDTERYAELGRKLRSTSFSTALTIARGSSDHACNYVAYLIMARLGRVVASLPMSLVTLNKSPLVTRDTLAISISQSGQSPDVVEPIRYFRDGGATTVALVNDIDSPLAHAAEWAMPLRAGKEQSVAATKSFITSLVAGARMVAQWQNDPELQAGLEALPEALLEATRVDWSPAIDVLAPARNIMVVGRGISFPVALEAALKFKETSALQAEAFSGAEIKHGPMALIEDGYPLLIFATRGPTQAGLLQLATEMRGRGAKVLLAAPADVAERDLTLPVAATPDLDPIVAIQSFYVMAAKLSAARGMDPDAPRHLSKVTKTN, encoded by the coding sequence ATGATGCTTAAAGAAGCCATTTCCGCCGCCGAATGCGTCGCCCTGCAACTGGCCAGCGACACGGAACGCTACGCGGAACTGGGCCGCAAATTGAGGAGCACCTCGTTCTCGACCGCGCTGACCATCGCGCGCGGCAGCTCCGACCACGCCTGCAACTACGTCGCCTACCTGATCATGGCGCGCCTGGGCCGTGTCGTGGCATCCTTGCCGATGTCGCTGGTCACGCTGAACAAATCGCCGCTGGTGACGCGCGATACCTTGGCCATCTCGATTTCGCAATCGGGCCAGAGCCCGGACGTGGTCGAACCGATCCGCTACTTCCGCGACGGCGGCGCCACTACCGTGGCCCTCGTCAACGACATCGATTCGCCGCTGGCGCACGCCGCCGAATGGGCCATGCCCCTGCGCGCCGGCAAGGAACAAAGCGTCGCTGCGACGAAAAGCTTCATCACCAGCCTGGTCGCCGGTGCGCGCATGGTGGCCCAGTGGCAGAACGACCCCGAGCTGCAGGCGGGCCTGGAAGCGCTGCCCGAAGCACTGCTCGAAGCGACCCGCGTCGACTGGTCGCCGGCGATTGACGTGCTGGCGCCGGCGCGCAACATCATGGTCGTGGGGCGCGGCATCAGCTTCCCCGTGGCGCTGGAAGCGGCGCTGAAATTCAAGGAAACCTCGGCCCTGCAGGCGGAAGCGTTCAGCGGCGCCGAGATCAAGCACGGCCCAATGGCACTGATCGAAGACGGCTACCCGCTGCTCATTTTTGCAACGCGCGGCCCGACGCAAGCCGGGCTGCTGCAACTGGCAACAGAGATGCGCGGCCGCGGCGCCAAGGTCTTGCTGGCGGCCCCCGCCGACGTGGCCGAACGCGACCTGACCCTGCCCGTGGCGGCCACGCCGGACCTCGACCCGATCGTCGCCATTCAGTCCTTCTACGTGATGGCGGCGAAACTGTCGGCCGCGCGCGGCATGGACCCGGATGCGCCGCGCCACCTGAGCAAAGTAACAAAAACAAACTAA
- a CDS encoding BadF/BadG/BcrA/BcrD ATPase family protein, translated as MIEYIIGVDGGGSGTRVRLARLDGQELAQGQSGPSGLGLGIERAWTSVAHAVTLAFRAAGLEQPSLQRMAIGLGLAGVHNKQWAASFIEHNPGYALVALESDALTTLLGAHAGQPGVIVAIGTGSVGEVLHADGSRHEVGGWGFPSGDEAGGAWIGMRAINHAQQVVDGRVPGSAFATAIIDACGGQRNAMQVWLAAASQTTYAQLARLVLEHAASNVVARTILSDAGQQIALIARALDPAGTLPVALCGGLAAPLSGYLPAALLQLLVPAQGDSAAGGLRLISKHLQEQ; from the coding sequence TACGCCTGGCGCGCCTCGATGGCCAGGAACTGGCGCAGGGACAAAGCGGCCCATCCGGCCTGGGACTGGGCATCGAACGCGCCTGGACGTCCGTGGCACATGCCGTCACCCTGGCCTTCCGCGCCGCCGGCCTGGAACAACCGTCGCTGCAGCGCATGGCCATCGGCCTGGGCCTGGCCGGCGTACACAACAAGCAGTGGGCCGCCAGCTTTATCGAACACAATCCCGGCTATGCCTTGGTGGCACTCGAATCGGATGCCCTGACCACCCTGCTGGGCGCACACGCGGGCCAGCCGGGCGTCATCGTTGCCATCGGCACCGGCAGCGTAGGCGAAGTGTTGCACGCGGACGGCAGCCGCCACGAAGTGGGCGGCTGGGGCTTTCCCTCCGGCGACGAAGCCGGTGGCGCTTGGATCGGCATGCGCGCCATCAACCACGCGCAGCAGGTGGTCGACGGGCGCGTGCCCGGCAGCGCCTTCGCCACGGCCATCATCGACGCCTGCGGCGGCCAGCGCAACGCCATGCAGGTGTGGCTGGCGGCCGCCAGCCAGACCACCTACGCGCAACTGGCGCGGCTGGTACTCGAACATGCGGCCAGCAACGTGGTGGCGCGCACTATCCTGAGCGACGCGGGCCAGCAGATCGCCCTCATCGCCAGGGCGCTCGACCCGGCCGGCACCTTGCCCGTGGCCCTGTGCGGCGGCCTGGCGGCGCCCTTGTCTGGCTACCTGCCGGCGGCACTGTTGCAACTGCTCGTGCCGGCACAGGGCGACTCGGCGGCAGGCGGCCTGCGCCTGATCAGCAAGCACTTGCAGGAGCAATGA
- the nagA gene encoding N-acetylglucosamine-6-phosphate deacetylase, giving the protein MSSTIKGNILTPGGWIHGAIAFGERVDSITGESLHPSTNSDDYILPGFIDLHVHGGAGKDIMQGGEAVYTIAAIHARHGTTSLLATTMTAPPEDIDMALSAIGIAANNRRPNTARVLGAHLEGPYINSGKLGAQPNYARAATLAEIERLQTLAKLRVITVAPEIAGHLDLVRALADAGVRVQIGHTLGSYEDGVAALEHGAMGFTHLFNAMSGLHHREPGMVGAALAHAEYAELIPDLLHVHPGAIKVALRAIPRLYCVTDSTAATGMPDGEYMLGRHAVQKCMGGVRLPDGTLAGSTLTLDQALRNLVGLGLDLADASKRVSTNAADYLGLEERGRLAPGTYADLVVLDRDLKLKAVYIEGEICDLNDA; this is encoded by the coding sequence ATGAGCAGCACTATCAAAGGCAATATCCTTACCCCAGGCGGCTGGATCCACGGCGCCATCGCCTTCGGCGAGCGCGTCGACAGCATCACGGGCGAGTCCCTCCACCCGTCGACCAATAGCGACGACTATATTTTGCCCGGCTTTATCGACCTGCACGTGCATGGCGGCGCCGGCAAGGACATCATGCAAGGCGGCGAAGCCGTCTACACCATCGCGGCCATCCATGCGCGCCACGGCACCACCAGCCTCCTGGCCACCACCATGACGGCGCCGCCGGAAGATATCGACATGGCATTGAGCGCCATCGGCATCGCCGCCAACAACCGCCGCCCGAACACGGCACGCGTGCTGGGCGCCCACCTGGAAGGCCCGTACATCAATTCCGGCAAGCTCGGGGCGCAGCCCAACTACGCGCGCGCTGCCACGCTGGCCGAAATCGAACGCCTGCAAACGCTGGCCAAGCTGCGCGTCATCACCGTGGCGCCGGAAATCGCCGGCCACCTGGACCTGGTGCGTGCCCTGGCCGACGCCGGCGTGCGCGTGCAGATCGGCCACACGCTCGGTTCCTATGAAGACGGCGTGGCCGCGCTGGAACATGGCGCCATGGGCTTTACGCATTTGTTCAACGCCATGAGCGGCCTGCACCACCGCGAGCCGGGCATGGTCGGCGCCGCCCTGGCGCACGCCGAATACGCCGAACTGATCCCCGACCTGCTGCACGTGCACCCGGGCGCCATCAAGGTGGCCCTGCGCGCCATCCCGCGCCTGTACTGCGTCACCGATTCGACCGCCGCTACCGGCATGCCGGACGGCGAATACATGCTGGGCCGCCACGCCGTGCAGAAATGCATGGGCGGCGTGCGCCTGCCCGACGGCACGCTGGCGGGCAGCACCCTGACCCTGGACCAGGCGCTGCGCAACCTGGTGGGACTGGGACTGGATCTGGCCGACGCGTCCAAGCGCGTGTCGACCAATGCCGCCGATTACCTGGGCCTGGAAGAACGCGGCCGGCTGGCCCCCGGCACTTACGCCGATCTGGTGGTACTCGATCGCGATCTCAAACTCAAAGCTGTGTATATAGAAGGAGAAATCTGTGACCTCAATGATGCTTAA